A genomic region of Papaver somniferum cultivar HN1 chromosome 7, ASM357369v1, whole genome shotgun sequence contains the following coding sequences:
- the LOC113296998 gene encoding O-fucosyltransferase 8-like isoform X2 produces the protein MGKQGLLKSSYGMNNCQIRCSESSPGGDHISGRRSLEGEYLSNKASIHHGSKNDSIPCSFASKGMYYGRRQMFFLSHVRSTALVVAFMGALFLLDSLMFSIIHSMNLQISPSRMESDGLQGDGHGAYDKQERPPVEMYSQLLNLASTDLTKKGVEPDLSTLWEEPYKEQASAWTPCADKQGSTHQGKSPVNNGFILVSANGGINQQRVAVCNAVAVASLLNATLVIPKFLYSNVWNDPSQFGDIYQEEHFINTMKDEVNIVKELPSHLQSLDIEEIGSLITDADIVKEAKPADFIRIILPILQKNGVVHFLGFGNRLGFDPLPFNLQKMRCKCNFHALKFVPKIQQAASLLISRIRKTDTARSLLDNQLLGNFTAGTPPEGHNATREPSKYLALHLRFEIDMVAYSLCAFGGGEDEAKELEAYRKIHFPIVVERLKKTKSVSPAELRKLGKCPLTPEEAGLVLSGLGFKRSTYIYLAGSGIYGGNSRMHALTRLYPNLVTKENLLTPSELAPFRNFSSQLAALDFIACATSDVFAMTDSGSQLSSLVSGYRVYYGDGQAPSIRPNKKRLAAVLKESSTISWNRFQERVTKMIQEDQRVNVRGFGRSVYRQPRCHECMCKLH, from the exons ATGGGTAAACAAGGTCTCCTAAAGTCGTCTTATGGGATGAACAATTGTCAGATTAGATGTAGTGAAAGTTCGCCAGGAGGTGATCATATAAGTGGGAGGAGATCATTAGAGGGAGAATATTTGTCTAATAAAGCTAGTATCCATCATGGGTCGAAAAATGATAGCATACCGTGTTCTTTTGCATCTAAAGGGATGTATTATGGTCGGAGGCAGATGTTTTTTCTTAGTCATGTGAGATCAACTGCTTTAGTTGTTGCGTTCATGGGTGCTCTTTTCTTGTTGGATTCTCTTATGTTTTCCATAATTCATTCTATGAATCTTCAAATTAGTCCGTCCCGGATGGAATCAGATGGGTTACAG GGTGACGGCCATGGTGCTTATGACAAACAAGAACGTCCACCGGTAGAGATGTATAGTCAGCTTCTTAATCTGGCTTCAACCGATCTTACAAAG AAAGGTGTGGAACCTGACTTATCGACATTGTGGGAGGAACCATATAAAGAACAGGCATCTGCATGGACACCTTGTGCAGATAAACAGGGTTCAACACATCAAG GGAAATCTCCAGTAAACAATGGATTTATATTGGTCAGTGCAAATGGTGGTATCAATCAACAACGAGTTGCT GTTTGCAACGCCGTTGCTGTTGCATCTTTACTTAATGCAACTCTAGTAATTCCCAAGTTTCTCTACAGCAATGTTTGGAACGACCCCAG CCAGTTTGGAGATATCTATCAAGAGGAGCATTTCATAAATACAATGAAGGATGAAGTGAATATTGTAAAAGAGTTGCCTTCTCATTTGCAATCTCTAGACATTGAAGAAATTGGAAGCCTA ATAACAGATGCAGATATTGTAAAAGAAGCCAAGCCTGCCGACTTTATCAGAATCATACTTCCAATCTTACAAAAGAATGGAGTAGTTCATTTCCTTGGCTTTGGCAACCGTCTAGGCTTTGATCCACTGCCCTTTAATCTTCAG AAAATGAGATGCAAGTGCAACTTTCATGCCTTAAAGTTTGTACCTAAAATCCAGCAAGCCGCTTCATTGTTGATTAGTAGAATACGGAAGACGGATACTGCTAGGAGTCTATTAGACAACCAACTACTTGGAAATTTCACAGCAGGTACTCCTCCGGAAGGACACAATGCTACAAGAGAACCTTCAAAATATCTTGCACTGCACCTGAGGTTTGAAATAGACATGGTAGCATACTCGTTATGTGCATttggaggaggagaagatgaGGCGAAGGAGCTTGAGGCTTACAGGAAAATTCACTTTCCGATTGTTGTCGAGCGCTTGAAAAAGACAAA GTCTGTTTCTCCAGCAGAACTGAGGAAGTTAGGTAAATGTCCACTGACGCCAGAAGAAGCAGGACTTGTGCTCTCTGGTCTTGGTTTTAAGCGCAGTACTTACATCTATCTTGCTGGGTCTGGTATATATGGGGGAAATTCTAGAATGCATGCTCTGACTAGGTTGTATCCTAATTTGGTCACAAAGGAAAATCTTCTGACACCATCTGAACTTGCACCATTCAGGAATTTCTCCTCTCAG TTAGCAGCTCTGGACTTCATTGCTTGTGCAACATCCGATGTATTTGCTATGACTGATTCAGGCAGTCAACTTTCTTCACTTGTGTCTGGATACAGAGTTTACTACGGTGATGGTCAGGCTCCTAGTATAAGACCCAACAAGAAAAGACTTGCAGCAGTTTTAAAAGAGAGCAGCACAATCAGTTGGAATAGATTCCAAGAAAGAGTAACGAAAATGATCCAGGAAGATCAACGGGTGAATGTAAGAGGATTTGGTCGAAGCGTATACCGCCAACCAAGGTGCCACGAATGCATGTGTAAGCTTCACTAG
- the LOC113297001 gene encoding SAP30-binding protein-like codes for MASKKKESEGIALLSMYNDEEDEDIDDMEEDEQQKTDNGEDIRVNSEISPPIRLQSETSLPNSLIENVSTPTPPQSQNTQVSFAYEKRVKKETLTMIVDYGHDETAMSPEPEEGEISIGGDGVMFSSELQTTTVTLQARTPPVTDQIQATPQPSEQPDPSQSDNGTAVNCDNMEIESVKNEETATVSEEVQRDIDALKKFLPPPPNTKCSEELQERINKFLALKRAGKSFNAEVRNRKEYRNPDFLVHAVSYQGIDQIGSCFSKDVFDPYGYDKSDYCDELEADMKREIDRKEQERKRNQKVEFTPGGAQPGTVSMAPKLSMPLQGAPTVASTGLHSKLTHTDGAARESRLNKKSKWDKV; via the exons ATGGCGTCGAAGAAGAAAGAATCAGAAGGAATAGCTCTGTTGTCTATGtataatgatgaagaagatgaagatattgatgaTATGGAAGAAGATGAGCAACAAAAAACAGATAACGGTGAAGATATTAGGGTTAATTCAGAAATATCTCCACCTATTCGTCTTCAGTCTGAAACTTCACTTCCTAATAGTTTGATTGAAAATGTTTCAACTCCAACACCTCCTCAATCGCAGAATACACAGGTATCTTTTGCATATGAGAAGAGAGTGAAAAAAGAAACCCTGACGATGATTGTTGACTATGGGCATGATGAAACTGCAATGTCGCCTGAACCAGAG GAAGGTGAAATTTCGATTGGTGGTGATGGTGTTATGTTCAGTTCAGAGCTTCAAACTACAACTG TTACTTTGCAGGCAAGAACGCCACCAGTAACTGATCAAATTCAGGCAACCCCTCAACCATCTGAACAGCCAGATCCTTCTCAATCTGATAACGGTACTGCAGTGAACTGTGATAATATGGAAATAGAATCTGTAAAGAATGAGGAGACCGCTACAGTTTCAGAAGAAGTACAAAGAGATATCGATGCACTGAAAAAGTTTCTGCCTCCCCCACCAAACACTAAGTGCTCTGAAGAACTGCAA GAAAGAATAAACAAGTTCCTCGCACTTAAGAGAGCTGGGAAAAGCTTCAATGCAGAAGTACGCAATAGGAAGGAGTACCGAAACCCCGATTTCCTGGTACACGCTGTCAGTTACCAAGGGATAGACCAGATTGGAAGCTGCTTCAGTAAAGATGTGTTTGACCCTTATGGATATGACAAGAGTGACTACTGTGATGAATTAG AGGCTGATATGAAGCGTGAAATAGACAGAAAAGAACAGGAGAGGAAAAGGAATCAGAAAGTGGAGTTCACTCCGGGTGGGGCACAACCTGGAACAGTTTCCATGGCACCAAAACTCAGCATGCCGCTTCAAG GTGCTCCGACAGTAGCATCTACTGGACTGCACTCAAAGTTAACTCATACTGATGGTGCAGCACGTGAGAGTCGTCTGAACAAGAAATCAAAGTGGGATAAGGTCTAA
- the LOC113296998 gene encoding O-fucosyltransferase 8-like isoform X1 has product MGKQGLLKSSYGMNNCQIRCSESSPGGDHISGRRSLEGEYLSNKASIHHGSKNDSIPCSFASKGMYYGRRQMFFLSHVRSTALVVAFMGALFLLDSLMFSIIHSMNLQISPSRMESDGLQGDGHGAYDKQERPPVEMYSQLLNLASTDLTKKGVEPDLSTLWEEPYKEQASAWTPCADKQGSTHQGKSPVNNGFILVSANGGINQQRVAVRLFLVFMVCNAVAVASLLNATLVIPKFLYSNVWNDPSQFGDIYQEEHFINTMKDEVNIVKELPSHLQSLDIEEIGSLITDADIVKEAKPADFIRIILPILQKNGVVHFLGFGNRLGFDPLPFNLQKMRCKCNFHALKFVPKIQQAASLLISRIRKTDTARSLLDNQLLGNFTAGTPPEGHNATREPSKYLALHLRFEIDMVAYSLCAFGGGEDEAKELEAYRKIHFPIVVERLKKTKSVSPAELRKLGKCPLTPEEAGLVLSGLGFKRSTYIYLAGSGIYGGNSRMHALTRLYPNLVTKENLLTPSELAPFRNFSSQLAALDFIACATSDVFAMTDSGSQLSSLVSGYRVYYGDGQAPSIRPNKKRLAAVLKESSTISWNRFQERVTKMIQEDQRVNVRGFGRSVYRQPRCHECMCKLH; this is encoded by the exons ATGGGTAAACAAGGTCTCCTAAAGTCGTCTTATGGGATGAACAATTGTCAGATTAGATGTAGTGAAAGTTCGCCAGGAGGTGATCATATAAGTGGGAGGAGATCATTAGAGGGAGAATATTTGTCTAATAAAGCTAGTATCCATCATGGGTCGAAAAATGATAGCATACCGTGTTCTTTTGCATCTAAAGGGATGTATTATGGTCGGAGGCAGATGTTTTTTCTTAGTCATGTGAGATCAACTGCTTTAGTTGTTGCGTTCATGGGTGCTCTTTTCTTGTTGGATTCTCTTATGTTTTCCATAATTCATTCTATGAATCTTCAAATTAGTCCGTCCCGGATGGAATCAGATGGGTTACAG GGTGACGGCCATGGTGCTTATGACAAACAAGAACGTCCACCGGTAGAGATGTATAGTCAGCTTCTTAATCTGGCTTCAACCGATCTTACAAAG AAAGGTGTGGAACCTGACTTATCGACATTGTGGGAGGAACCATATAAAGAACAGGCATCTGCATGGACACCTTGTGCAGATAAACAGGGTTCAACACATCAAG GGAAATCTCCAGTAAACAATGGATTTATATTGGTCAGTGCAAATGGTGGTATCAATCAACAACGAGTTGCTGTAAGGCTTTTTTTAGTTTTCATG GTTTGCAACGCCGTTGCTGTTGCATCTTTACTTAATGCAACTCTAGTAATTCCCAAGTTTCTCTACAGCAATGTTTGGAACGACCCCAG CCAGTTTGGAGATATCTATCAAGAGGAGCATTTCATAAATACAATGAAGGATGAAGTGAATATTGTAAAAGAGTTGCCTTCTCATTTGCAATCTCTAGACATTGAAGAAATTGGAAGCCTA ATAACAGATGCAGATATTGTAAAAGAAGCCAAGCCTGCCGACTTTATCAGAATCATACTTCCAATCTTACAAAAGAATGGAGTAGTTCATTTCCTTGGCTTTGGCAACCGTCTAGGCTTTGATCCACTGCCCTTTAATCTTCAG AAAATGAGATGCAAGTGCAACTTTCATGCCTTAAAGTTTGTACCTAAAATCCAGCAAGCCGCTTCATTGTTGATTAGTAGAATACGGAAGACGGATACTGCTAGGAGTCTATTAGACAACCAACTACTTGGAAATTTCACAGCAGGTACTCCTCCGGAAGGACACAATGCTACAAGAGAACCTTCAAAATATCTTGCACTGCACCTGAGGTTTGAAATAGACATGGTAGCATACTCGTTATGTGCATttggaggaggagaagatgaGGCGAAGGAGCTTGAGGCTTACAGGAAAATTCACTTTCCGATTGTTGTCGAGCGCTTGAAAAAGACAAA GTCTGTTTCTCCAGCAGAACTGAGGAAGTTAGGTAAATGTCCACTGACGCCAGAAGAAGCAGGACTTGTGCTCTCTGGTCTTGGTTTTAAGCGCAGTACTTACATCTATCTTGCTGGGTCTGGTATATATGGGGGAAATTCTAGAATGCATGCTCTGACTAGGTTGTATCCTAATTTGGTCACAAAGGAAAATCTTCTGACACCATCTGAACTTGCACCATTCAGGAATTTCTCCTCTCAG TTAGCAGCTCTGGACTTCATTGCTTGTGCAACATCCGATGTATTTGCTATGACTGATTCAGGCAGTCAACTTTCTTCACTTGTGTCTGGATACAGAGTTTACTACGGTGATGGTCAGGCTCCTAGTATAAGACCCAACAAGAAAAGACTTGCAGCAGTTTTAAAAGAGAGCAGCACAATCAGTTGGAATAGATTCCAAGAAAGAGTAACGAAAATGATCCAGGAAGATCAACGGGTGAATGTAAGAGGATTTGGTCGAAGCGTATACCGCCAACCAAGGTGCCACGAATGCATGTGTAAGCTTCACTAG
- the LOC113297000 gene encoding nucleobase-ascorbate transporter 2-like codes for MAEAPKVEEAISHHEPMDQLQGFEYCIDSNPSWGEAIALGFQHYILALGTAVMIPTLLVPAMGGSDGDKVRVFQTLLFVGGINTLIQTLFGTRLPTVMGGSYAFVVPIMSIINDSNLRQIVDPQQRFLATMRAIQGAMIVASSIQIILGYSQLWGICSRFFSPLGMVPVISLVGFGLFDKGFPLIGGCVEIGVPMLILFVGLSQYLKNLQARHLPIMERFSLILSIAIIWAYAQLLTASGAYKHRPHLTQVHCRTDMENLISAAPWIKIPYPLQWGAPTFDAGHAFGMMAAVFVSLIESTGAYKAASRLASATPPPAYVLSRGIGWQGIGILLDGLFGTGTGSTVSIENVGLLGATRVGSRRVIQIAAGFMIFFSILGKFGALFASIPFTIFAAIYCVLFGLVASVGLSFLQFTNMNSMRNLFIVGVSLFLGLSVPEYFREFTAQANHGPSHTGAGWFNDIINTIFSSSPTVALMVAVFLDNTLDYKDAARDRGMPWWVKFRTFKGDSRNEEFYTLPFNLNRFFPPA; via the exons ATGGCTGAAGCTCCAAAAGTTGAAGAAGCAATAAGTCATCATGAACCCATGGATCAACTTCAAGGGTTTGAATATTGCATTGATTCAAATCCTTCATGGG GAGAAGCAATTGCTTTAGGATTCCAACACTATATATTAGCTTTAGGAACTGCAGTTATGATTCCAACTCTTCTTGTTCCAGCAATGGGAGGATCAGAT GGTGATAAAGTGAGGGTATTTCAAACATTACTATTTGTTGGAGGAATTAATACTTTGATACAAACATTATTTGGGACAAGATTACCTACTGTCATGGGAGGTTCTTATGCATTTGTAGTACCAATCATGTCTATTATCAATGATTCCAATTTGAGACAAATTGTTGATCCTCAACAG aGATTTCTGGCAACAATGAGAGCAATTCAGGGTGCTATGATAGTAGCATCAAGTATTCAAATCATTCTTGGTTACAGTCAGTTATGGGGGATTTGTTCTAG GTTTTTCAGTCCACTTGGAATGGTTCCAGTAATTTCATTAGTGGGTTTTGGCTTATTTGACAAAGGCTTCCCACTG ATTGGAGGGTGTGTAGAGATTGGGGTTCCAATGCTCATTTTGTTTGTTGGTTTATCGCAG TACTTAAAGAACTTGCAGGCAAGACACCTGCCCATTATGGAGCGTTTCTCCCTCATTCTGTCAATCGCAATTATATGGGCTTATGCACAATTGTTGACCGCAAGTGGAGCATACAAACACCGTCCACACTTGACACAAGTTCACTGCAGAACTGACATGGAAAATCTCATTTCCGCTGCCCCATG GATCAAAATCCCATATCCGCTTCAATGGGGTGCACCTACATTTGATGCCGGTCATGCATTTGGGATGATGGCTGCTGTATTTGTATCTTTGATAGAG TCAACTGGAGCCTACAAGGCTGCCTCCAGGCTAGCAAGTGCTACACCTCCTCCAGCTTATGTTCTTAGCCGTGGGATCGGGTGGCAG GGAATTGGAATTCTATTGGATGGGCTTTTTGGAACCGGAACTGGTTCTACCGTGTCTAT TGAAAATGTGGGTCTTCTGGGAGCTACACGAGTAGGGAGTCGAAGAGTTATTCAAATTGCAGCTGGTTTCATGATATTCTTCTCAATCTTGG GGAAATTTGGTGCACTATTCGCGTCAATTCCATTCACCATTTTTGCTGCCATCTACTGTGTATTGTTTGGACTTGTCG CATCAGTTGGGCTGTCATTTTTGCAGTTCACTAACATGAACTCAATGAGAAACTTGTTCATAGTAGGCGTGTCACTCTTCCTTGGTCTATCTGTTCCAGAGTACTTCCGCGAATTCACTGCCCAGGCTAATCATGGCCCTTCCCACACTGGGGCTGGATGG TTTAACGACATCATCAATACCATCTTTTCTTCATCCCCGACTGTCGCTCTGATGGTAGCTGTTTTCCTCGACAATACACTCGATTATAAGGATGCTGCAAGAGACAGAGGAATGCCATGGTGGGTAAAATTCCGAACATTTAAAGGGGATAGCAGGAATGAGGAATTTTACACTCTACCGTTCAACCTCAACCGTTTCTTCCCTCCGGCATGA